The DNA region ACGAGAGGACAGCGGTGCGATCCAAGGAACGGGACGAGCCCGCCCTCGGCGCGGGCTCCGACGCGGAGTTCGCCGAGTTCATGGCGGGCTGCTCGCGCCAGCTCTACCGGACCGCCTACCTGCTCACCGCGTGCCCGCACGCCGCGGAGGACCTGGTGCAGACGGCGCTGGTGAAGTCCTACGTCGCCTGGCGACGGGTCCGACGCGCTCATGACCCCCTGGCCTACGTCAACGGCGTGCTGATCAAGACCTTCCTCTCCGACCGGCGCCGACGCAGCAGCAAGGAGCTGCCGATCGCCGAGGTGCCCGAGCAGACCCGCCCGCCCGTTGGTGGCGACCCGACCGAGCGCGTGGCACTGATGACCGCACTGGCCCGGCTGGCGCCGCTGGACCGGGCGGTCGTCGTACTGCGCTTCTGGGAGGACCGCAGCGTCGCCCAGACCGCCGCCGACCTGCACCTCTCGCAGGCGGCGGTGAAGAACCGGAGCCTGCGGGCGTTGCGCACCCTTCGCAGCCTGCTGGCCGAGTCGACCACGATCCCGAACGGAAGTCCCTCATGAGCACCGACCCCGACGGCGCCGACCTGCGCGACCTGATCGATCACGCCATCGGCGACCTGGAGGCTCCCGTCGACCTGCCGCGCGGCGTGATCAGCCGCGGTCGGGTCGCCCGGCGCCGCCGCCGCGCGCTGACGGTCGGCGGCGGCGTGGCCACGCTGGCAGTGGGGGCCGCCCTCGTCGTACCGCTGGCGGCGGGCGGGGGCGGTGACGTCGACTCCGCGGTGGCCAGCGACCCGGCGCCCGGCACGCCCTCCCCGTCCGCCGCGTCCCAGACGCCGAGTCCGGCGGGGCCGAGCGACGACACCGAAGGTGACACCTACACGCCCCCGCCGGGGTGGTGGGACGCGCCGTCCACGGACCTGCTCGCCGTGCTCGAGGACCTGCTGCCCGCCGGCGTGGCGGTGCGCAGCGCCGACACCGAGATGGAGGGCGTGGACGGGGGACCGGTCGACGGCGCCGGCTTCGTGCGCGCCGTGCTGGACGGCCGGTCCGGGCCGGGGGCGTTCGAGGTGCTCCTCTACCCGCCGGAGACGGCGAGTGCCGGCCCCGACGCCGGCGGGGAGCCCACCTACCGGTGGCGGACAACGTGCCCGGGCAACCTGACGGCCTACGACGCCTGCGAGGTTCTCCGCGACGAGGACGGGGGGCGTTTCGGGCGGCTGTCGACGGCGACCCCCGGCGACATCACGATCCACGAGGTGACGCTGCTCGGCCCCGACGGCGGGCTGCTCTACGGCGCGGTCACCAACAGCACCGACGAGAAGTGGGGCCGCACCTCGACGCCCTCGGGCGCCCAGCCGCCGCTGCAGGTGAAACAGCTGCGGACCCTGGTCGAGGACGACGCGTGGACGTCGTACCAGCCCTGAGGTGGCAAGAGGCGCTGTCGCTGCCCTGAGCCGATCACCCTTGCCGGTCGCTGCCCGACCGGCTGGGGTGGGGGCATGGAGATCCTGGTGCTCGGCGGTTCGGTGTTCCTCTCCCGCGAGGTCGCGCTGGCGGCGCTGGCGCGGGGCCATCGGGTCACCTGTGCGAACCGCGGCAGGACCGGGTCCGTGCCGGACGGGGCGCGGTTCGTCCGGTGGGATCGCTCCGCGCCGCCGCCGGACGTCCTCCAGGAGATCCCGTACGACGCCGTGGTCGACGTCGCGCGCCTCCCCGGTCACGTCCGTCATGCGGTCGGGCTGGCTCCCGCGGCCCACTACGTCTTCGTCTCGACGATCAACGTCTACGCCGACGACACCTCGCCGGGCGGACCCGGCGTCGGGGTGCTGCGGGAGCCGAACGGTGCGGACGTGGACCTGACCGTGGAGCCTGAGGCCTACGGACCGATGAAGGTCGCCTGCGAGGAGCTGGTCCGTGCCGGTGCGGCCTCCAGCGCGGTGGTCCGACCCGGGCTCATCGTCGGCCCCGGCGACCCGAGCGGCCGCTTCTCCTACTGGGCGCAGCGACTGGACGACGTCGGCTCCGGGGAGGTGCTGGCCCCCGGCGCCCCCGGCGACGGGATGCAGGTGATCGACGTCCGCGACCTCGCGGCCTGGATCGTGCGGCTCGCCGAGGAGCGCCACGAGGGCGTGTTCGACGCAGTCGGCGAGCGGGTCGCGATGGCCGACCTGCTCGCGGCCGGGGCGCCGTCGGCCCGGTTCGTCTGGGTCGACCAAGCGTTCCTGGAGGACGCCGGGGTGATGCCGTGGTCCGGAGCCGGCTCGATCCCGCTCTGGCTGCCCCGGCCCCAGTACGACGGGATGCGCGACCGCGACCCGGCCCGGCACTGGCCGCCGGCCTGCGGCTGCGCCCGCTCGCCGACACCTTCGTCGACACCGCGGCCTGGCTGCGCCGTGATCCGGACGCCGTGGTCACCGGGATCGATCGGGGACGCGAGCGAGAACTGCTGGAGGCGTGGGCCGCGTCCGGTGGGTGAGGCCGCCTATCTCCGTCGGTGGTATCTGCGGTCGCCGTTGGGGAGTCGGGTGGTGGTGTAGGTGGGGTCGTGTTCGCGGTGGTGGTGGAAGGAGCAGAGGAGTAGGCCGTCGGCGAGGTCGGTGCGGCCGCCTTTCGACCAGGGGTTGAGATGATGGGCTTCGCACCACCGTGCGGGGATGGTGCAGCCTTCGGCGCGGCAGGTCTTGTCCCGGAGTCGTAGTGCGGTGCGTTGGGCTGTGGTGAACAGCCGGCGGGATCTGCCGAGGTCGAGGATCTCGGACTTGCCGCCGAGGACGGCGGGAAGGATCTTGGCGGTGCAGGCCAGCCGTCGGGCATGGGCGGCGCTGATCCGCTGCTCCCCGTCGGTGTCGTGGCTGGGGTCGAGCAGCCCGGCCGTGCCGAGGTCGCGGGTGAGCTGGGTGTGGTCGATGGTGACGACCACGCTGGTCGCGTCCCCACCGTGGTCGGGCAACTGGGTCGGGTCGAGGTGCTCCAGGAGTGTCCCGAACGCGAGGCCGCGGGCGTGGTGCTGCGGCAGACGCTCCGACCCAGGGTCTTGGTGGCGCGGTGAGGTGAACGCATCCAAGTAGGTCGCCAACCGGCCAGCGACCGGGTCGGCCACGAGGGCGGTGATCCGGGTCAGCCCGTCCCCCAGCGACCGGATCCGCAGGCTGGTCTTCGCAGTGGCCGCGGCCTCCAATGCGGCGAGGCGTTTGGCGTCTTCCTCCTCGGCGATCTCGGGAGCGACCACGTCGAGGATCCGGTCCGCGAGGCGGCGTAGCTCTTTCGGACCGAACCCACCCTCGGGCATCCCGGGCCTGTCGCCGGTGCCGTACGCCACCAGATCGGTCTCGGCCCGCCGCCGCGCGTCCGCGTCGATCCGGGCCGGCAGGGCGTCCAGGCCGGTGGTGATCACCCGGGCCTGCTCCAACGACAGCGCACCGCGGGCCATCGCTGCCCCCACCCGCGGCCAAGACCGGTCGATCGAGGTGGCGACCTTCGACTCCGACCGCAACCGGCCGGGATCGGCGCCGGTCCGCAACGCCACCCAGCCCGCGACATCCCGCGCCCCATGGGTCGAGGCGACATCAGCCGACGCGACCAGGACCCGCATCCGCAGCTCGACGACCTGCGCCTCGAGCGCCACCAACCCCCTCAACAGTTCTTCCCGTTCGGGCATCGCGAGGAACCCGGGCTGACGCTCCGCGACCTCACCCAGCGCGTCTCGGCACGCCGCGACTGCCTCGCCCAGCGGGGTGCGGGTGCCGGTCAGCGACATCGGGAGAACCTTCCGAGAGGTGGTTCCGAGAGGTGGTTCCGAGAGGTGGTTTCGCACGGCCTCCGAGTGGCCGCGCGGTACCCCGATTCTATCGCTGTTCGAACGTATGTTCTAGGCCCTTGTGCGGCCCCGCGCACTCCTGTGGAGACACTGTTCGTGCAGGTCAGGCTGTGAATCGAGACTGGGCCGGGCCGTGACTTGTGGTGGCTCGTGAGGCTCGCGAGGCGGTGCGCAGGGGTGCGCGCCTCGCCCGCCACGCCGTACCCTCGCCTGCGCCCTGAGATTTACAGACAGGCTTGACTGTTTGTTTATGGAGGGCCACCATGACGCCATGGCCGTCAGCACCCGTGTCCCCCAAGGGGAGCGTTCCCGGGCGATGCGGGAGCGGCTGCTCGAGGCCACCGTGGAGCTGCTCGTCGAGAAGGGCTTCAGCGGCACCAGCACCACCCTGGTGTCCGAGCGGGCAGGGGTCAGCCGCGGCGCCCAGCTGCACCACTTCCCGACCAAGAACGCCCTGGTCGTGGCGGCGGTCGAGCACCTCACCGAGATCCGTGGCAGCGACCTCGAGCGCGCCGCCGCCGAACTGCCGGCCGGCGAGCACCGCACGGTCGCCGTGCTGGAGATGCTCGGCGACCACTTCGCCTCCCCGGTCTTCACCGCCGCCCTCGAGCTGTGGGTGGCGGCCCGCACCGACCCCGCGCTGCTCGAGGCGGTCGCCCCGCTGGAGCAGCGCGTCGGCCGGGAGACGCACCGGCTCACCGTGGAGCTGCTCGGGGTCGACGAGTCGCGCCCGGGCGCCCGCGAGCTGGTCCAGGCCACCCTCGACCTGGTCCGCGGACTCGGCCTGGCCAACACGCTGGGCGACGACACCCGCCGCCGTCGCCGGATCCTCGCCCAGTGGGGCGACACCCTGGACGCGGCGCTGCTCCCAGCCCCCGCACCGTCACTCTCACCAGCACCAGCACCAGCACCAGCACCGACCCGCCCCCGCACCTCCAAGGAGTCCCGATGAGCGTCCTCGAAGGCGTGCTCGCCGATCTCACCGCCGAGGGCGACCGGCTGCGCGCCGTCGTCGCCGAGCGCGACGCCGCGACCTGGTCCACCGACACTCCGGCCGCAGGCTGGACGATCGCCACCCAGATCGCCCATCTCGCCTGGACCGACGAGGTCGCCGTCCTCGCCGCCGGCGCGCACACCCCCGACGGGAAGGAGGCCTGGGACCGGGTCGTCCTCGCCGCGATCGAGGATCCCACGGGCTATGTCGACGCCTGCGCGCTCGAGGTCGCCGAGCTGGCGCCGGCCGATCTCCTGGTCCGGTGGGACATCGCGCGCGGCGCACTGGCCGACGCGCTGCGTGCCGTGCCGGAGGGGCAGCGGATGCCCTGGTTCGGACCACCGATGTCGCCCACCTCGATGGCCACCGCGCGGTTCATGGAGACCTGGGCGCATGCCCTTGACGTCGACGCCGCCCTCGGCCTCACCGTCGAGCCCACCGACCGGATCCGGCACGTCGCCCACATCGGCGTGCGCACCCGGGACTTCGCCTTCGGCAACCACGGGCTCACCCCGCCCGCCGAGGCGTTCCGGATCGAGCTCGTCGCGCCGTCGGGCGAGGTGTGGGCCTGGGGACCGGACGACGCGGCGCAGCGGGTGAGCGGGTCGGCGTACGACTTCTGCTCACTGGTCACCCAACGGGTGCACCGTGACGACACCGCGCTGGTCGCGGTCGGGGAGGACGCCGAGCAGTGGCTGCGGATCGCGCAGGCGTTCGCCGGGCCTGCCGGCGGCGGTCGCGAGGCGACGGGGGCCTCGTCATGAGCGCGGTCCGGATCGGCAACTGCTCCGGGTTCTACGGCGACCGGCTCTCCGCGCTCCGCGAGCAGCTGGACGGCGGCGAGCTCGACGTGATCACCGGGGACTACCTCGCCGAGCTGACCATGCTGATCCTGGGCAAGGACACGATGCGCGATCCTGAGCTGGGCTACGCGCGCACCTTCCTGCGCCAGCTGGAGGAGAGCCTGGGCACCGCGGTGGAGCGGGGCGTCCGGATCGTCACCAACGCCGGCGGGCTGAACCCGGCAGGGATGGCCGCGAAGGTCCGCGAGCTCGCCTCCGGGCTGGGTCTCGACGTCGCGGTCGCCCACGTCGAGGGCGACGACCTGCGCGGCAGCGGCCTCTACGACGACGCCCTCACCGCGAACGCCTACCTCGGCGGGTTCGGCATCGCCGCCGCGCTCGCGGGCGGCGCCGACGTGGTGGTCACCGGCCGGGTCACCGACGCCTCGGTGGTGGTCGGACCGGCGATCGCCCACCACGGGTGGACGCCCGCCGACCACGACCAGCTCGCCGGTGCGGTGGTCGCCGGCCACGTCATCGAGTGCGGCACCCAGGCCACCGGCGGCAACTTCTCCGGGTTCCGCCGGCTCTTCCGTGACGGCCGGCCGATGGGCCGACCGCTCGGCTTCCCGATCGCCGAGATCAACGCCGACGGTTCCAGCATCATCACCAAGCACGCGGAGACCGGCGGCGCGGTCACCCTCGACACCGTCACCGCCCAGCTGCTCTACGAGATCCAGTCCACGCGCTACCTCAACCCGGACGTCACCACCCGCCTGGACTCGATCCGGCTGCGCGAGATCAGCCGGGACCGGATCGAGATCGCCGGCGTCACCGGCGCGCCGCCGCCGCGTCGGCTGAAGGTCGCGGTGAACACCCTGGGCGGGTTCCGCAACGCGTGCGAGTTCGTGCTCACCGGGCTGGACATCGAGGCCAAGGCGGACTGGGTGCGCGGCCAGCTCGAGCCGCACCTGCGGGCCGCCGAGGTCTCCTGGAGCCTGGCCGGCCCGCACGGCCTGGACGCCGAGACCGAGGAGGGCGCCTCGGTGCTGCTCCGGTGCACGGTCAAGGACCCGAGGCGGATCCGGTGGGCAAGGCGTTCACCGGTCCGCTGGTCGAGCTGGCGCTGGCCTCCTACCCCGGCTTCACGATGACCTCGCCTCCCGGCAAGCCCTCCCCCTACGGCGTCTACCGACCCGAGTACGTCGACCGCGACCGGGTCACCCACACCGTGGTGCACGACGACGGGCGGCGGGAGACCGTGCCGGACCCGGGGACCTACGTGGAGGACGTCGACCCCGACGAGCTCGACCCGGACCTCGGGCGGCGGCCTTCGCCGTACCCGGCCCCGGCGGACACGATCACCCGCCGGATGCCGCTCGGCACCTTCGTGCACGCCCGCTCCGGGGACAAGGGTGGCGACGCCAACATCGGCCTGTGGGTGGCCCGGGACAGCGACGCCCCGGAGAAGTACGAGGCGCGGGTGACCTGGCTGGCCAAGCTGCTCAGCCGACGCAAGGTGCGCGAGCTCGTGCCCGAGGCGGCCGACCTCGACATCGACGTCTACCTGTTGCCCAACCTGGGCGCGGTCAACGTGGTGATCCACGGGCTGCTCGGCGACGGCGTGGCCGCCTCCACCCGCTTCGACCCGCAGGCGAAGGGACTCGGCGAGTGGGTGCGGAGCCGGTCGGTGCACATCCAGGAGGACCTGGTGTGAGTCGCTCCTCCCGCGGGGCCGGCGCACCGGACCGAGCCCCATTCGAAATGGCTGGGAATTCGCCGAAATCACGACCAATCGGAATGGGGCGCGCCGACCACGGCGACCACCGGAGGGACGCACGATGACGACGTCGAGCTGGGACCGGGTCTGGAACGAGGACCGCCGGGCCCTCAAGGCCGCCGCCACCGCGTTCGCCGAGCGGGAGATCATCCCCGGGCTCGCCGAGTGGGAAGAGGCGGGTGAGCTGCCCCGCAGCCTCACCGCGGCCGCCGCGAAGGCGGGGATGCTCAGCGCCGGCTACCCCGAGGAGGTCGGCGGGGACGGGGGCGACCTGCTCGACGCCTGCGCTCTGCAGGAGGGACTCATGGCGGCCGGGGCCTCGGGCGGGCTGATGGCCTCGCTCTACACCCACGGCATCGCGGTGCCGCACATGGTCGCGCACGGGTCGCCGTACCTGATCGACCGGTTCGTGCGGCCGACCCTGGCCGGCGACCTGATCGGCAGCCTCGGCATCACCGAGCCCGGCGGCGGCTCCGACGTCGCCGGGATCACCACCCGGGCGGTGCGCGACGGCGACCACTGGGTGATCAACGGCGCGAAGACGTTCATCACCTCCGCGGTGCGCGGCGACTACGTGGTCACCGCCTGCCGCACCGGTGAGGAGGGCCACGCCGGCATCTCGCTGATCGTGGTGGAGAAGGGCACGCCCGGCTTCTCGGTCTCCCGCGCCCTGCCCAAGATGGGCTGGCACTGCTCCGACACCGCCGAGCTCGCGTACGACGACGTGCGGGTGCCGATCGAGAACCTGGTCGGCGCCGCGGACCAGGGCTTCTACTACATCGCCGAGCAGTTCGTGGTGGAGCGGATCTTCCTCGCGCTGATGGGCTACGGGCACGCGCTGCGCTGCCTGGAGCTCGCCGCCGGCTACGCCCGCGAGCGGGAGACCTTCGGCAAGCCGCTGAACAAGAACCAGGTGGTCCGGGCCAAGCTGGTCGAGATGCACCGGCAGGTCGAGCTGGCCCGGATGTACACGCTCGACGTCGCCGCGCGCCACGTCGCCGGCGAGACCGTGATCGCCGAGGCCTGCCTGGCCAAGCAGACCGCCGTCGACACCGCCGTCGACGTCAGCAACGAGGCGGTGCAGCTCTTCGGCGGCGCCGGCTACCTGCGCGGCACCGAGGTGGAGCGGCACTACCGCGACGCCCGGCTGCTGCCGATCGGGGGTGGCGCCACCGAGGTGCTCACCGACCTCGCGGCCCGCCTGCTCGGCTACGCGTGAGACCCCGGAACCGAGATCGAGGGAGGAACGGATGGCACTGCTCAAGCCACTGACCGGCGAGGTCAGCGTGCAGATGCGCGCCACACCGGCGCAGGTGTGGGACCTGGTCAGCGACGTGACCCGGATCGGGGAGTTCTCCCCGGAGACCTTCGAGGCCCGCTGGACCCACGGATCGACCGGTCCGGAGCCTGGCGCACGGTTCAAGGGGCACGTGAAGCGCAACGGCGTCGGCCCCGTCTACTGGACGCCGTGCACGGTCACCCGCGCGGTGCCGGAGCGGGAGTTCGAGTTCTCCGTCGGCAACGACGCGAACCCGATCAACACCTGGGGCTACCGGATCGAGGAGGCCGACGGCGGCTCCCGGGTCACGGAGTACTTCAAGCTCAGCCCGGTCTGGTACATCCGCCTCTACTGGACGCTCCTCGGCCCGCTGCGCGCTCGCACCAACGAGCGCGGCATGCGCACCACCCTGGACCGGATGAAGGCCGTCGTCGAGGCCGAGGAGGGGACCCGGTGAGCACGACCGAGACGACCGAGACCGAGCAGCCGGCCCCCGAGGAGACCCGGCGCTCGGCGATGCTCGCCAAGATCGAGGACCTGCGGGCCGAGCAGGACAAGGCCGTCCGGGCCGGCGGCAAGTACATCGCCCGGCACACCGAGCGCGGCAAGCTCACCGCACGGGAGCGGATCGACCTGCTGGTCGACGAGGGCTCGGCGTTCCTGGAGCTGATGCCGCTGGCCGGCTGGGGCAGCGACTTCGCCGTCGGCGCGAGCCTGGTCACCGGGATCGGCGTGGTCGAGGGCGTGGAGTGCATGATCGTGGCCAACGACCCGACGGTGAAGGGCGGAGCGCTCAACCCGTGGTCGGTGAAGAAGTCGTTCCGGGCCGCGGAGATCGCGGAGAAGAACGGCCTGGTGACGATCAACCTCACCGAGTCCGGCGGCGCGGACCTGCCCACCCAGAAGGAGATCTTCATCCCCGGCGGCCGCGGCTTCCGCGACCTCACCCGGGCCAGCGCCCGCAAGCAGCCGACCGTCTCGGTGGTCTTCGGCAACTGCACCGCCGGCGGCGCCTACGTGCCCGGCATGAGCGACTACGTGATCATGGTCGCCGAGCAGGCCAAGGTCTTCCTGGCCGGCCCGCCGCTGGTGAAGATGGCCACCGGTGAGGAGACCGACGACGAGAGCCTCGGCGGCGCCGAGATGCACGCCCGCGTCTCCGGCTCGGCCGACTTCCTCGCCGTCGACGAGCACGACGCGCTCCGGCTGGCCCGCCGTACCGTCGCCCGGCTGAACTGGCGCAAGGCCGTCCCCGAGCCCACCGGGTACGCCGAGCCCGACCTGGACCCCGAGGACCTGCTCGACCTGATCCCGACCGACCTCAAGGAGCCGTTCGACCCGCGGGAGGCGATCCTCCGCATCGTCGACGGCTCCGGGCCGGGCAACGAGGTCCCGTTCGACGAGTTCAAGCCGCTCTACGGCAGTGCCCTCTGCGTCGGCTGGGCCCGGCTGCACGGTCGTCCGATCGGCATCCTGGCCAACGCGCGCGGGGTGCTGATGAGCCAGGAGGCGCAGAAGGCGGCGCAGTTCATCCAGCTGGCCAACCAGAAGGACACCCCGCTGCTGTTCCTGCACAACACCACCGGTTACATGGTCGGCAAGGAGTACGAGCAGGGCGGGATCATCAAGCACGGCGCGATGATGATCAACGCGGTGTCCAACTCGACGGTGCCGCACCTGACGGTGATCATGGGGGCCTCCTACGGCGCCGGCAACTACGGCATGAACGGCCGTGCCTACGACCCGCGGTTCCTCTTCACCTGGCCCAGCGCGAAGTCCTCGGTGATGGGGCCGGCCCAGCTGGCCGGGGTGCTGGAGATCGTCGCCCGCCAGTCCGCGGAGTCGAAGGGACAGCCGTTCGACGCCGCCGCCTTCGCCCCGACCAAGGAGATGGTCGAGCAGATGATCGAGGAGCAGTCACTGCCGTACGTCCTCTCCGGGATGGTCTACGACGACGGCGTGATCGACCCCCGGGACACCCGGACGGTGCTCGGCATCTGCCTCTCCGCGATCGACACCCAGCCGACCGAGGGCGCCATGAACTTCGGCGTCTTCCGCCTCTAGGAGCCAGCGATGATCAGCAAAGTCCTCGTCGCCAACCGCGGCGAGATCGCCCGCCGCGTCTTCCGCACCTGCCGTCGCCTCGGCATCGGATGCGTGGCGGTGCACTCCGACGCCGACGCCGG from Nocardioides sambongensis includes:
- a CDS encoding acyclic terpene utilization AtuA family protein, whose product is MSAVRIGNCSGFYGDRLSALREQLDGGELDVITGDYLAELTMLILGKDTMRDPELGYARTFLRQLEESLGTAVERGVRIVTNAGGLNPAGMAAKVRELASGLGLDVAVAHVEGDDLRGSGLYDDALTANAYLGGFGIAAALAGGADVVVTGRVTDASVVVGPAIAHHGWTPADHDQLAGAVVAGHVIECGTQATGGNFSGFRRLFRDGRPMGRPLGFPIAEINADGSSIITKHAETGGAVTLDTVTAQLLYEIQSTRYLNPDVTTRLDSIRLREISRDRIEIAGVTGAPPPRRLKVAVNTLGGFRNACEFVLTGLDIEAKADWVRGQLEPHLRAAEVSWSLAGPHGLDAETEEGASVLLRCTVKDPRRIRWARRSPVRWSSWRWPPTPASR
- a CDS encoding NAD-dependent epimerase/dehydratase family protein, with protein sequence MEILVLGGSVFLSREVALAALARGHRVTCANRGRTGSVPDGARFVRWDRSAPPPDVLQEIPYDAVVDVARLPGHVRHAVGLAPAAHYVFVSTINVYADDTSPGGPGVGVLREPNGADVDLTVEPEAYGPMKVACEELVRAGAASSAVVRPGLIVGPGDPSGRFSYWAQRLDDVGSGEVLAPGAPGDGMQVIDVRDLAAWIVRLAEERHEGVFDAVGERVAMADLLAAGAPSARFVWVDQAFLEDAGVMPWSGAGSIPLWLPRPQYDGMRDRDPARHWPPACGCARSPTPSSTPRPGCAVIRTPWSPGSIGDASENCWRRGPRPVGEAAYLRRWYLRSPLGSRVVV
- a CDS encoding HNH endonuclease signature motif containing protein produces the protein MSLTGTRTPLGEAVAACRDALGEVAERQPGFLAMPEREELLRGLVALEAQVVELRMRVLVASADVASTHGARDVAGWVALRTGADPGRLRSESKVATSIDRSWPRVGAAMARGALSLEQARVITTGLDALPARIDADARRRAETDLVAYGTGDRPGMPEGGFGPKELRRLADRILDVVAPEIAEEEDAKRLAALEAAATAKTSLRIRSLGDGLTRITALVADPVAGRLATYLDAFTSPRHQDPGSERLPQHHARGLAFGTLLEHLDPTQLPDHGGDATSVVVTIDHTQLTRDLGTAGLLDPSHDTDGEQRISAAHARRLACTAKILPAVLGGKSEILDLGRSRRLFTTAQRTALRLRDKTCRAEGCTIPARWCEAHHLNPWSKGGRTDLADGLLLCSFHHHREHDPTYTTTRLPNGDRRYHRRR
- a CDS encoding TIGR03084 family metal-binding protein translates to MSVLEGVLADLTAEGDRLRAVVAERDAATWSTDTPAAGWTIATQIAHLAWTDEVAVLAAGAHTPDGKEAWDRVVLAAIEDPTGYVDACALEVAELAPADLLVRWDIARGALADALRAVPEGQRMPWFGPPMSPTSMATARFMETWAHALDVDAALGLTVEPTDRIRHVAHIGVRTRDFAFGNHGLTPPAEAFRIELVAPSGEVWAWGPDDAAQRVSGSAYDFCSLVTQRVHRDDTALVAVGEDAEQWLRIAQAFAGPAGGGREATGASS
- a CDS encoding acyl-CoA carboxylase subunit beta, coding for MLAKIEDLRAEQDKAVRAGGKYIARHTERGKLTARERIDLLVDEGSAFLELMPLAGWGSDFAVGASLVTGIGVVEGVECMIVANDPTVKGGALNPWSVKKSFRAAEIAEKNGLVTINLTESGGADLPTQKEIFIPGGRGFRDLTRASARKQPTVSVVFGNCTAGGAYVPGMSDYVIMVAEQAKVFLAGPPLVKMATGEETDDESLGGAEMHARVSGSADFLAVDEHDALRLARRTVARLNWRKAVPEPTGYAEPDLDPEDLLDLIPTDLKEPFDPREAILRIVDGSGPGNEVPFDEFKPLYGSALCVGWARLHGRPIGILANARGVLMSQEAQKAAQFIQLANQKDTPLLFLHNTTGYMVGKEYEQGGIIKHGAMMINAVSNSTVPHLTVIMGASYGAGNYGMNGRAYDPRFLFTWPSAKSSVMGPAQLAGVLEIVARQSAESKGQPFDAAAFAPTKEMVEQMIEEQSLPYVLSGMVYDDGVIDPRDTRTVLGICLSAIDTQPTEGAMNFGVFRL
- a CDS encoding acyl-CoA dehydrogenase family protein, which gives rise to MTTSSWDRVWNEDRRALKAAATAFAEREIIPGLAEWEEAGELPRSLTAAAAKAGMLSAGYPEEVGGDGGDLLDACALQEGLMAAGASGGLMASLYTHGIAVPHMVAHGSPYLIDRFVRPTLAGDLIGSLGITEPGGGSDVAGITTRAVRDGDHWVINGAKTFITSAVRGDYVVTACRTGEEGHAGISLIVVEKGTPGFSVSRALPKMGWHCSDTAELAYDDVRVPIENLVGAADQGFYYIAEQFVVERIFLALMGYGHALRCLELAAGYARERETFGKPLNKNQVVRAKLVEMHRQVELARMYTLDVAARHVAGETVIAEACLAKQTAVDTAVDVSNEAVQLFGGAGYLRGTEVERHYRDARLLPIGGGATEVLTDLAARLLGYA
- a CDS encoding SigE family RNA polymerase sigma factor, with protein sequence MRSKERDEPALGAGSDAEFAEFMAGCSRQLYRTAYLLTACPHAAEDLVQTALVKSYVAWRRVRRAHDPLAYVNGVLIKTFLSDRRRRSSKELPIAEVPEQTRPPVGGDPTERVALMTALARLAPLDRAVVVLRFWEDRSVAQTAADLHLSQAAVKNRSLRALRTLRSLLAESTTIPNGSPS
- a CDS encoding TetR/AcrR family transcriptional regulator, whose translation is MAVSTRVPQGERSRAMRERLLEATVELLVEKGFSGTSTTLVSERAGVSRGAQLHHFPTKNALVVAAVEHLTEIRGSDLERAAAELPAGEHRTVAVLEMLGDHFASPVFTAALELWVAARTDPALLEAVAPLEQRVGRETHRLTVELLGVDESRPGARELVQATLDLVRGLGLANTLGDDTRRRRRILAQWGDTLDAALLPAPAPSLSPAPAPAPAPTRPRTSKESR
- a CDS encoding SRPBCC family protein, whose translation is MALLKPLTGEVSVQMRATPAQVWDLVSDVTRIGEFSPETFEARWTHGSTGPEPGARFKGHVKRNGVGPVYWTPCTVTRAVPEREFEFSVGNDANPINTWGYRIEEADGGSRVTEYFKLSPVWYIRLYWTLLGPLRARTNERGMRTTLDRMKAVVEAEEGTR
- a CDS encoding AtuA-related protein; translation: MGKAFTGPLVELALASYPGFTMTSPPGKPSPYGVYRPEYVDRDRVTHTVVHDDGRRETVPDPGTYVEDVDPDELDPDLGRRPSPYPAPADTITRRMPLGTFVHARSGDKGGDANIGLWVARDSDAPEKYEARVTWLAKLLSRRKVRELVPEAADLDIDVYLLPNLGAVNVVIHGLLGDGVAASTRFDPQAKGLGEWVRSRSVHIQEDLV